The Vibrio navarrensis genome has a segment encoding these proteins:
- the serA gene encoding phosphoglycerate dehydrogenase has translation MAKVSLEKDKIKILLLEGLHPSSVEVLQSAGYTNIEYHKGSLSEEKLIEAVKDAHFIGIRSRTNLTADVINAAQKLVAIGCFCIGTNQVDLNAAAKRGIPVFNAPFSNTRSVAELVLGQILLLLRGIPEKNALAHRGIWKKSADNSYEARGKRLGIIGYGHIGTQLGIIAENLGMRVYFYDIENKLSLGNATQVHTMSELLNKCDVISLHVPETPDTKDMMGAEEFARMKPGSIFINAARGTVVDIEALCHALESGHLAGAAIDVFPVEPATNADPFESPLQKFDNVILTPHVGGSTQEAQENIGVEVAGKLAKYSDNGSTLSSVNFPEVSLPEHRSCSRLLHIHQNRPGILTQINTIFAKEGINIAGQYLQTSADIGYVVIDVETERSEEALVKLKEIEGTIRARILH, from the coding sequence ATGGCCAAAGTTTCACTGGAAAAAGACAAAATTAAGATCTTACTTCTTGAAGGCCTTCACCCATCTTCGGTAGAAGTACTGCAATCCGCTGGTTATACCAATATCGAGTACCATAAAGGTTCTCTTTCAGAAGAAAAACTTATCGAAGCGGTTAAAGATGCGCACTTCATCGGCATTCGTTCCCGCACCAACTTGACCGCAGACGTGATCAATGCGGCACAAAAGTTGGTTGCGATTGGTTGTTTCTGTATCGGTACCAACCAAGTAGACCTTAATGCGGCGGCCAAACGTGGTATTCCAGTGTTCAACGCGCCGTTTTCCAATACCCGCAGCGTAGCGGAACTTGTCCTTGGGCAAATTCTCCTGTTACTGCGTGGCATTCCTGAGAAAAATGCGCTGGCACATCGTGGTATTTGGAAGAAAAGTGCTGACAATTCCTATGAAGCGCGTGGTAAACGCCTAGGCATTATCGGCTACGGCCACATTGGTACTCAGCTGGGCATTATTGCTGAAAACTTAGGGATGCGCGTTTACTTCTACGATATTGAAAACAAGCTTTCGCTGGGTAACGCGACGCAAGTGCACACTATGAGCGAGCTACTTAACAAGTGTGATGTGATTTCGCTGCACGTACCTGAAACCCCAGATACCAAAGATATGATGGGGGCGGAAGAGTTCGCGCGCATGAAACCAGGCTCTATTTTCATCAACGCTGCACGCGGTACTGTAGTGGATATTGAAGCGCTCTGCCACGCCTTGGAATCGGGCCATTTGGCGGGCGCGGCTATCGACGTCTTCCCAGTGGAGCCGGCAACCAACGCCGATCCTTTTGAGTCACCATTGCAAAAATTCGACAACGTCATCCTCACCCCACACGTCGGTGGTTCCACTCAGGAAGCGCAGGAAAACATCGGCGTTGAAGTGGCGGGCAAACTGGCTAAGTACTCTGACAACGGCTCAACGCTGTCTAGTGTGAACTTCCCTGAGGTTTCTCTGCCAGAACATCGCAGTTGTTCACGTCTGCTGCACATCCACCAAAACCGTCCGGGCATTCTGACGCAAATCAACACCATTTTTGCCAAAGAAGGGATCAACATCGCAGGTCAGTATCTACAAACCTCAGCTGATATCGGTTATGTGGTGATTGACGTTGAAACAGAACGCTCCGAAGAAGCGCTGGTGAAACTGAAAGAGATTGAAGGCACGATCCGCGCGCGCATTCTGCACTAA